The proteins below come from a single Rosa rugosa chromosome 2, drRosRugo1.1, whole genome shotgun sequence genomic window:
- the LOC133728972 gene encoding probable metal-nicotianamine transporter YSL6 isoform X1 — protein sequence MEQIMMISVRFVAIQSVVVLWFVERDSSAWALNPKLREFLAQRSRLVFQVGLFSLVPLRKVMVMDYKLTYPSGTATTMLINSFHTRSGAEIAGKQVQCLGKYLSMSLIWSCFKWFFSGIGDSCGFDNFPSLGLTLFKNTFYFDSSPTYVGCGLICPHIVNCSVLLGAIISWGFLWPLISQHAGHWYPADLGSNDFKGLYGYKVFIAIALILGDGPYNLIKIIAITIKEICNKSSKQNNLPLVKEKLADGESSEVTLEQKKRDEVFLKDRIPRGVH from the exons ATGGAGCAAATAATGATGATATCGGTGAGGTTTGTGGCTATTCAATCTGTAGTGGTGTTGTGGTTTGTGGAAAGAGACTCAAGTGCTTGGGCCTTAAACCCTAAGTTAAG GGAGTTTTTGGCTCAGCGTTCCAGGTTGGTGTTCCAGGTTGGACTTTTTAGTCTTGTTCCGCTTCGCAAG GTAATGGTTATGGATTACAAACTTACATACCCCAGTGGGACTGCCACAACAATGTTGATCAATAGCTTTCACACTAGAAGTGGTGCAGAGATTGCTGG GAAGCAAGTGCAATGTCTTGGAAAGTATCTAAGCATGAGTTTAATTTGGAGCTGCTTTAAGTGGTTCTTCAGTGGTATTGGAGATTCATGTGGGTTTGACAACTTTCCTAGCCTTGGATTGACACTTTTTAAGAACAC GTTTTATTTCGACTCCAGTCCTACTTATGTCGGATGTGGTCTTATTTGCCCTCACATAGTCAACTGCTCAGTACTTCTTGGGGCTATCATATCATGGGGTTTCCTTTGGCCTCTCATATCCCAACATGCTGGGCACTGGTATCCAGCTGACCTTGGTAGCAATGATTTCAAAGGTCTTTATGGATATAAG GTCTTCATAGCTATTGCCCTTATTTTGGGGGATGGTCCATACAATTTGATCAAGATTATAGCCATTACTATCAAGGAAATATGCAATAAAAGTAGTAAACAGAACAATCttcctttggttaaagaaaagtTGG CAGATGGTGAGAGTTCTGAAGTAACCCTGGAACAAAAAAAGAGGGATGAGGTATTTCTCAAGGATAGAATACCTCGAGGTGTGCATTGA
- the LOC133728972 gene encoding probable metal-nicotianamine transporter YSL6 isoform X4 yields MEQIMMISVREFLAQRSRLVFQVGLFSLVPLRKVMVMDYKLTYPSGTATTMLINSFHTRSGAEIAGKQVQCLGKYLSMSLIWSCFKWFFSGIGDSCGFDNFPSLGLTLFKNTFYFDSSPTYVGCGLICPHIVNCSVLLGAIISWGFLWPLISQHAGHWYPADLGSNDFKGLYGYKVFIAIALILGDGPYNLIKIIAITIKEICNKSSKQNNLPLVKEKLADGESSEVTLEQKKRDEVFLKDRIPRGVH; encoded by the exons ATGGAGCAAATAATGATGATATCGGTGAG GGAGTTTTTGGCTCAGCGTTCCAGGTTGGTGTTCCAGGTTGGACTTTTTAGTCTTGTTCCGCTTCGCAAG GTAATGGTTATGGATTACAAACTTACATACCCCAGTGGGACTGCCACAACAATGTTGATCAATAGCTTTCACACTAGAAGTGGTGCAGAGATTGCTGG GAAGCAAGTGCAATGTCTTGGAAAGTATCTAAGCATGAGTTTAATTTGGAGCTGCTTTAAGTGGTTCTTCAGTGGTATTGGAGATTCATGTGGGTTTGACAACTTTCCTAGCCTTGGATTGACACTTTTTAAGAACAC GTTTTATTTCGACTCCAGTCCTACTTATGTCGGATGTGGTCTTATTTGCCCTCACATAGTCAACTGCTCAGTACTTCTTGGGGCTATCATATCATGGGGTTTCCTTTGGCCTCTCATATCCCAACATGCTGGGCACTGGTATCCAGCTGACCTTGGTAGCAATGATTTCAAAGGTCTTTATGGATATAAG GTCTTCATAGCTATTGCCCTTATTTTGGGGGATGGTCCATACAATTTGATCAAGATTATAGCCATTACTATCAAGGAAATATGCAATAAAAGTAGTAAACAGAACAATCttcctttggttaaagaaaagtTGG CAGATGGTGAGAGTTCTGAAGTAACCCTGGAACAAAAAAAGAGGGATGAGGTATTTCTCAAGGATAGAATACCTCGAGGTGTGCATTGA
- the LOC133728972 gene encoding probable metal-nicotianamine transporter YSL6 isoform X3 — protein sequence MEQIMMISVRFVAIQSVVVLWFVERDSSAWALNPKLREFLAQRSRLVFQVGLFSLVPLRKVMVMDYKLTYPSGTATTMLINSFHTRSGAEIAGKQVQCLGKYLSMSLIWSCFKWFFSGIGDSSSMCRFYFDSSPTYVGCGLICPHIVNCSVLLGAIISWGFLWPLISQHAGHWYPADLGSNDFKGLYGYKVFIAIALILGDGPYNLIKIIAITIKEICNKSSKQNNLPLVKEKLADGESSEVTLEQKKRDEVFLKDRIPRGVH from the exons ATGGAGCAAATAATGATGATATCGGTGAGGTTTGTGGCTATTCAATCTGTAGTGGTGTTGTGGTTTGTGGAAAGAGACTCAAGTGCTTGGGCCTTAAACCCTAAGTTAAG GGAGTTTTTGGCTCAGCGTTCCAGGTTGGTGTTCCAGGTTGGACTTTTTAGTCTTGTTCCGCTTCGCAAG GTAATGGTTATGGATTACAAACTTACATACCCCAGTGGGACTGCCACAACAATGTTGATCAATAGCTTTCACACTAGAAGTGGTGCAGAGATTGCTGG GAAGCAAGTGCAATGTCTTGGAAAGTATCTAAGCATGAGTTTAATTTGGAGCTGCTTTAAGTGGTTCTTCAGTGGTATTGGAGATTCAT CTTCTATGTGCAGGTTTTATTTCGACTCCAGTCCTACTTATGTCGGATGTGGTCTTATTTGCCCTCACATAGTCAACTGCTCAGTACTTCTTGGGGCTATCATATCATGGGGTTTCCTTTGGCCTCTCATATCCCAACATGCTGGGCACTGGTATCCAGCTGACCTTGGTAGCAATGATTTCAAAGGTCTTTATGGATATAAG GTCTTCATAGCTATTGCCCTTATTTTGGGGGATGGTCCATACAATTTGATCAAGATTATAGCCATTACTATCAAGGAAATATGCAATAAAAGTAGTAAACAGAACAATCttcctttggttaaagaaaagtTGG CAGATGGTGAGAGTTCTGAAGTAACCCTGGAACAAAAAAAGAGGGATGAGGTATTTCTCAAGGATAGAATACCTCGAGGTGTGCATTGA
- the LOC133728972 gene encoding probable metal-nicotianamine transporter YSL6 isoform X2, with protein sequence MEQIMMISVRFVAIQSVVVLWFVERDSSAWALNPKLREFLAQRSRLVFQVGLFSLVPLRKVMVMDYKLTYPSGTATTMLINSFHTRSGAEIAGKQVQCLGKYLSMSLIWSCFKWFFSGIGDSCGFDNFPSLGLTLFKNTFYFDSSPTYVGCGLICPHIVNCSVLLGAIISWGFLWPLISQHAGHWYPADLGSNDFKGLYGYKVFIAIALILGDGPYNLIKIIAITIKEICNKSSKQNNLPLVKEKLDGESSEVTLEQKKRDEVFLKDRIPRGVH encoded by the exons ATGGAGCAAATAATGATGATATCGGTGAGGTTTGTGGCTATTCAATCTGTAGTGGTGTTGTGGTTTGTGGAAAGAGACTCAAGTGCTTGGGCCTTAAACCCTAAGTTAAG GGAGTTTTTGGCTCAGCGTTCCAGGTTGGTGTTCCAGGTTGGACTTTTTAGTCTTGTTCCGCTTCGCAAG GTAATGGTTATGGATTACAAACTTACATACCCCAGTGGGACTGCCACAACAATGTTGATCAATAGCTTTCACACTAGAAGTGGTGCAGAGATTGCTGG GAAGCAAGTGCAATGTCTTGGAAAGTATCTAAGCATGAGTTTAATTTGGAGCTGCTTTAAGTGGTTCTTCAGTGGTATTGGAGATTCATGTGGGTTTGACAACTTTCCTAGCCTTGGATTGACACTTTTTAAGAACAC GTTTTATTTCGACTCCAGTCCTACTTATGTCGGATGTGGTCTTATTTGCCCTCACATAGTCAACTGCTCAGTACTTCTTGGGGCTATCATATCATGGGGTTTCCTTTGGCCTCTCATATCCCAACATGCTGGGCACTGGTATCCAGCTGACCTTGGTAGCAATGATTTCAAAGGTCTTTATGGATATAAG GTCTTCATAGCTATTGCCCTTATTTTGGGGGATGGTCCATACAATTTGATCAAGATTATAGCCATTACTATCAAGGAAATATGCAATAAAAGTAGTAAACAGAACAATCttcctttggttaaagaaaagtTGG ATGGTGAGAGTTCTGAAGTAACCCTGGAACAAAAAAAGAGGGATGAGGTATTTCTCAAGGATAGAATACCTCGAGGTGTGCATTGA
- the LOC133731581 gene encoding uncharacterized protein LOC133731581, whose amino-acid sequence MSGAQGAQPPESFTATTYKSVEGGENKSRTDIRAREDQGSVQIDKLQDKVKDPVGEGGPVFGAGKDPHKDDLGVAGTGE is encoded by the exons ATGTCAGGAGCACAGGGAGCTCAGCCGCCGGAGTCATTCACGGCGACGACATACAAGTCAGTTGAAGGAG GAGAGAACAAAAGCAGGACTGACATACGTGCCCGGGAGGACCAGGGAAGCGTTCAGATTGATAAGCTCCAAGACAAGGTGAAGGACCCTGTTGGAGAAGGCGGCCCGGTCTTCGGTGCGGGTAAAGATCCCCATAAAGACGACCTGGGTGTCGCCGGCACCGGCGAATAG